Sequence from the Rutidosis leptorrhynchoides isolate AG116_Rl617_1_P2 chromosome 3, CSIRO_AGI_Rlap_v1, whole genome shotgun sequence genome:
TGTAAATTCAGGTGCTGATTAACTGCAGGAATAATAAGAAGCTTCTAGGACGTGTGAGAGCCTTTGATCGACACTGTAACATGGTGCTTGAAAATGTTAGAGAGATGTGGACAGAGGTTAGTTATTTGCATGATCAAATTTATAGTAATTTGTGTATTGTGTATTGTGTATCTTATATTTTAACACATATTATTTGCATCAGGTACCGAAGACAGGGAAAGGGAAGAAGAAAGCTCTACCAGTAAACAAAGATAGATTCATTAGCAAGATGTTTCTTCGAGGGGATTCTGTTATCATTGTCCTTCGAAATCCCAAGTAATAGGTATCAGCCTTTCTATTTTTTGATTTATTAAGTCAGGTTTCCTTCGAAACGGATCACAAATGGTAAAGTACCTGCTTTAGCCGGACCTGCAAACATCCTTTTCTTGTTTCTGAAAATCCATGTTTGTGCGATAAATATCATTGTAGTACCTGTATATCTGTATCTATAATAATGATGATTCATCAACTTTTTAGTTAAGTTTTTGAAGTTATACCTGTTTGACAGAATGATTGCCACATCTTATATctagaataagaataagaattaaAACTATAATTAGAATAAGAAATCATTTGTTAAGAGTATGTGTTGAGTATGTGTTTAAAGCTGAATGGTCTGGAATTCTGAGCTAGAAAGAAAACAATTTACGGTAATAATGTGATATTGAGTTTTTTCAACTGCACTGTTGATTTGTGTGaagttaatttattttatttacaaGAGTTAGTTGTTCCTTTTATTTCTCATTGAACTAAAAAACTGTTTTGCTTTTCAGGAAGTGTGTACAGCGATCTGCATTGCTTGTTGTGGGTGGAACCTCAACTTTATCAAGGAGAAATTTACAATCAGTGCTTTCTGTCATCAAAATCTTGTAGTTGCTAAAATGTGAACTTAGATGAATTAGATTTTCTGTCTTCAACGAATTCTCGACTTGTTAAAACTGTTCTAAGCTAGTTAAAACGTTGTTATCGTTTCATGAACCAATGACTATGTATTTATGTGAACACCCCACTTGGTATATTACACGTCTTAGGTTACATTCTATTTGATTAGTATTTTTTTGGTTCGACTTCAAATTAGCTACAGTTTTACAAAAGATGATTATAAAATTTATTATGGCTTAAATATTTTTTCAACCCACTTAGAGAGCTCCTAATGATTTCGCCTTAGTCCTCCAGGACTACATGCCACCTCAGCGCAACATTAGCACTTCCTTTACAAGACTAAATTccggactaaacactcccaacagttACACCTTTCTTCCATATTTTTTAATTACTTTTTTATGTTttctaaataattaaaattaaacataaaagtcattaaaataaaactaaaatttcattaaaaataaaaaaaagttacaataattaaaaaaaaaacgttacaATAATTTAAATAGAATgcaacataaataaaaataaaatactacaaataaactactcgtcgtcgtggTCCGGACGTGCCAATTCCTTAGCATATTCTTTCTTAAGTCTTGCTCGATAATTCGTCATCATTTCGTATTCGTCGGGAGGCAAGTCTCGTGATACCGGTTTGGAAAGAAGCTTCAAACTTTTCAACATTGTCCTCGTCTCGCTTTCTTCACAGAGCTTTTCCATGATTTTAGTCGCCGCTAGTTGAGAAGCTTCAGCGGATTGAGCTATCTTTATCCGAACTTCGTCGGATGACATACGACTCGCGGCATCGGATGAGTACGAATCCATTTGACTTTTAGCTCGACTCAGAGGACATCGGATCGGGTCGTGATATTTAAATAAATTTTCAAATTGGGTTGGGTCGGGGTTCCTGTAATTTGCGGGTTCGAACTAGCCTCGGTTGGAATTGGTAATTCATCGGCTTGTTTTCTTTTGTTGGTAGCCGATATACCTTCACTTTCCATAAACTTTGGGCAATCCCTCAAAACTTGTCACGCATCATCAAAAGCAAATTGTCGGCCCTTG
This genomic interval carries:
- the LOC139899405 gene encoding uncharacterized protein; protein product: MSRPMEEDAPTKNEEEEFNTGPLSVLMMSVKNNTQVLINCRNNKKLLGRVRAFDRHCNMVLENVREMWTEVPKTGKGKKKALPVNKDRFISKMFLRGDSVIIVLRNPK